One genomic window of Daphnia pulex isolate KAP4 chromosome 12, ASM2113471v1 includes the following:
- the LOC124208619 gene encoding protein N-terminal glutamine amidohydrolase-like: MSISINSEDCVYTSCYCEENVWHVCKYVKENHPGLLDKCVAVFISNEKQTIPLWSQKQSTDEKGLVIWDYHVIFIYHAKENYFDVYDLDTTLPFPCSFEEYKTKALGLDHDLQTQFQRYFRVIPAEQYLTRFASDRSHMIKDAKWLKPPPNYPPIFTATSANNLNDFISMSSREVPGQIFNYRDFVSKFS; encoded by the exons ATgtctatttcaataaattcagAAGACTGCGTCTACACAAGCTGTTATtg CGAGGAGAATGTATGGCATGTATGCAAATATGTGAAAGAAAATCACCCTGGACTTCTTGACAAGTGTGTTGCTgtattcatttcaaatgaaaagcaAACCATCCCGTTGTGGAGTCAAAAGCAGAGCACTGATGAGAAAGGGCTAGTTATCTGG GATTATCATGTGATATTCATTTACCACGCCAAAGAAAATTACTTTGATGTTTATGATTTAGATACTACATTACCGTTTCCCTGTTCATTTGAAGAGTACAAAACTAAAGCTTTGGGCCTAGATCATGATCTGCAAACTCAATTTCAAAG aTATTTTAGAGTCATACCAGCTGAGCAATACCTAACAAGATTTGCTTCTGACAGATCACACATGATTAAGGATGCCAAATGGTTGAAACCTCCCCCAAATTATCCCCCAATTTTTACTGCCACATCcgcaaataatttaaatgattttataaGTATGAGTAGTCGAGAAGTTCCcggtcaaattttcaattatcgGGATTTTGTCTCGAAATTCTCttga
- the LOC124208617 gene encoding vascular endothelial growth factor receptor 3-like, with amino-acid sequence MSRSRRTCVSSLGKSFPQLVSSGQTVWLFQIFFLLSTLIVQSQQQFKLTLVPSGDEQVVEAGSTVTVTCILADYLILPELSNVTWTTENRRNIQDIGGRLNLTSNTNGTHLISMLTLRNATAEDTGYFECSHLMYSRRTVSSLRQYVYVYSYEQLVFVQDQEDQEHQSYFIAETGQAFTVPCKPTHPNVTVALFKGNPLTNFSEVWLSQNNSVWSFEPTRGFTIKNIRVNLNEDTLYFCTGTLDVIKGKRVKISEKRIDDDFPNFLKGFLPKDKLPITDFAPFLLGVIGMELERVGEPNDPVEGSNVTLICSISALQRMSSSLISMWSYQIKGNGGMQIIDDKNPAPPGILTTEKNNIGETYTYRVDKRLYLHTVNLGTPYTRFQCSVNNRRRDRKEISFTIKEINNEPVVNSIALKNETAQNLTCNRLSQHVKVQWFKNNRKYTGIIFETEIASVLPLEGRATENGTYECRWNNSRGEARHRQFIVSFIRVGIIDSSEAKSFATVNGISITFAVLFAIGVGISIKIYLDKKKVEKSLESRLNGDPGKIDPDVPMEYQTEFLPYDKKWEFPRKRLRLGQQLGAGCFGRVVKAEAVGIGGTETVTTVAVKMVKATAQSDDALAALIRELKILIYMGSHVNVVNLLGACTKTNNKEELLVIIDYCRFGNIQTYLTKHRDQFINKLNEFGDLSSLTETAETEINENDNINEGNPPVSTVDLIRWTLQIARGMEFLSSKKILHGDLAARNVLLADHGIVKVADFGMARQMKDYEYEKKGESLIPIKWMAIESLTAKIFSSQSDVWSYGILLWEIFSLGKVPYPGMNGRELMEDIQNGYRMTPPEYSPNFFGQIMKNCWEKDPKQRPRFSQLSEMIEKYVESFVSIDYLNINSSCENGAINEILEPTATSRLDIVTILNEIRQSADVNYSIGYSELQAK; translated from the exons atgtcaagATCACGACGGACGTGCGTTTCATCACTTGGGAAGTCGTTTCCACAGTTAGTAAGTAGTGGACAAACGGTTtggttgtttcaaattttctttctcttgtcgACTCTGATCGTTCAGAGCCAACAGCAATTCAAACTGACACTAGTCCCGAGCGGTGATGAACAGGTGGTTGAAGCCGGTTCAACTGTAACAGTCACCTGTATATTGGCCGATTACTTAATTCTTCCCGAGCTGTCAAACGTGACGTGGACGACTGAAAACAGAAGAAACATACag GATATTGGCGGACGCCTGAATTTGACTAGTAACACAAACGGCACCCACCTAATATCAATGCTTACGTTAAGAAACGCAACAGCTGAAGACACAGGCTATTTCGAATGTAGCCATTTAATGTACTCCAGAAGAACAGTTTCGTCCCTCCGTCAATACGTTTACGTTTACA GCTATGAACAACTCGTCTTCGTACAAGACCAAGAAGATCAAGAACATCAAAGTTATTTCATCGCCGAAACAGGACAAGCTTTCACCGTCCCGTGCAAACCCACTCATCCGAACGTCACCGTCGCTCTATTTAAGGGAAATCCACTCACCAATTTTTCTGAG GTTTGGTTATCCCAAAACAATTCGGTGTGGTCGTTTGAACCGACGAGAGGATTCACAATAAAGAACATTAGGGTTAATCTAAATGAAGATACTCTTTACTTTTGTACTGGAACGCTGGACGTCATCAAAGGAAAACGCGTCAAAATttccgaaaaaagaattgacgATGACTtcccaaattttttaaaagggttTTTACCGAAAGATAAGCTGCCAATTACAGACTTTGCACCCTTCCTTTTAGGCGTAATAG GAATGGAACTGGAAAGGGTCGGCGAACCAAACGATCCCGTAGAAGGAAGTAACGTCACTTTAATCTGCAGCATTTCAGCATTACAAAGAATGAGTTCGTCCCTTATTTCAATGTGGTCCTATCAAATCAAAGGCAACGGAGGAATGCAAATCATTGATGACAAAAACCCAGCACCACCAG GTATCCTCACTAcggaaaagaataatattgGTGAAACTTATACGTATAGAGTTGACAAACGACTGTACCTGCACACCGTTAACCTTGGCACACCCTACACAAGATTCCAATGTTCAGTAAACAATAGAAGGAGGGATCGAAAAGAGATTTCTTTCACAATAAAAG AAATAAACAACGAACCAGTAGTTAATTCTATCgcattgaaaaatgaaacagcccAGAATTTAACGTGCAACCGATTATCGCAACATGTCAAAGTTCAGTGGTTCAAG AATAACAGGAAATACACCGGCATAATCTTCGAAACTGAAATCGCGTCCGTTTTGCCACTCGAAGGAAGAGCAACTGAAAATGGAACCTACGAATGTCGGTGGAACAACAGCCGTGGCGAAGCGAGGCACAGGCAGTTTATTGTCAGTTTCATTAGAGTTGGAATAATCGACTCAAGTGAAGCAAAATCATTTGCTACAGTCAACGGAATTTCAATAACTTTTGCAGTTTTATTTGCAATTGGAGTTGGAATCAGTATCAAAATTTACCTCGACAAG aaaaaggtggaaaaatcCCTTGAAAGTAGACTGAATGGCGACCCAGGCAAAATCGACCCGGATGTGCCGATGGAATATCAAACGGAATTCCTGCCCTACGACAAGAAATGGGAATTTCCCAGGAAAAGACTCAGACTTG gcCAACAACTGGGAGCTGGTTGTTTCGGGCGAGTCGTCAAAGCGGAAGCCGTGGGCATTGGAGGAACTGAAACGGTGACCACAGTGGCCGTTAAAATGGTTAAAGCAACTGCCCAGTCTGATGACGCCTTGGCCGCTCTCATCAGAGAATTAAAAATCCTCATCTACATGGGATCGCACGTTAACGTCGTTAATTTACTAGGGGCCTGCACCAAAACTAATAACAAAG AAGAACTTTTGGTCATCATCGATTATTGTCGTTTCGGCAACATACAAACATATTTGACAAAACATCGCGACCAATTCATCAATAAATTGAACGAATTCGGTGACTTGTCATCACTTACTGAAACGGCGGAAACGGAAATTAATGAAAA cGACAACATCAACGAAGGAAACCCTCCCGTATCAACAGTGGATTTAATCAGATGGACTTTGCAAATAGCTCGTGGGATGGAATTTTTGTCCAGCAAAAAG ATTCTGCACGGCGATTTGGCCGCCCGCAATGTCCTTTTAGCCGATCACGGAATCGTCAAAGTTGCCGATTTCGGAATGGCAAGGCAAATGAAGGATTACGAATACGAGAAAAAGGGAGAG AGCTTAATACCGATCAAGTGGATGGCGATTGAATCGCTTACAGCTAAAATTTTTTCCAGTCAATCGGATGTCTGGTCCTACGGGATTCTCTTGTGGGAAATTTTCTCCCTCGGCAAAGTCCCATACCCAG GAATGAATGGCAGGGAACTAATGGAAGATATTCAAAATGGATATCGAATGACACCACCGGAATATTCTCCAAATTTCTTCGGccaaattatgaaaaattgttgGGAGAAAGATCCAAAGCAAAGACCGAGATTCTCTCAACTGTCAGAAATGATCGAAAAATACGTGGAGTCATTTGTCAGCATCGactatttaaatataaattccTCGTGTGAAAATGGTGCAATCAACGAGATACTCGAACCTACTGCGACCAGTCGTTTAGATATCGTGACAATTTTAAATGAGATCCGGCAATCAGCTGATGTGAACTATTCTATTGGTTATTCAGAATTGCAAGCAAAATAG